Proteins from a genomic interval of Leifsonia shinshuensis:
- a CDS encoding IclR family transcriptional regulator: MASTPDDAGAPEATGAPGTPAPHSQTLSRGIRVLEALADADRPLTIAELAAALGVHRSIVYRILRTLEDHGLVVRNPAGAALLGPRMATLARSVSRDLQSAAVPELGAVANELGMTAFLAVLDRGEVVTLVSIEPSHAHAAVAQRPGTRHPVTTGAPGIALQSVLTEPQWAELPDGHPRDEAVEARGRGYATSHDEVIPGLASVAVPLVVHGQPLAALAVVYVANGRDVAAIGARLARAAETVAGELR, translated from the coding sequence ATGGCGAGCACACCTGACGACGCGGGCGCACCGGAGGCCACCGGCGCCCCCGGCACGCCCGCCCCGCACTCGCAGACCCTCTCGCGCGGCATCCGCGTGCTGGAGGCGCTGGCCGACGCGGACCGCCCGCTCACCATCGCCGAGCTCGCCGCCGCGCTCGGCGTGCACCGGTCGATCGTGTACCGCATCCTCCGCACCCTGGAGGATCACGGCCTCGTCGTGCGCAACCCCGCGGGCGCCGCGCTGCTCGGGCCGCGCATGGCGACGCTCGCCCGGTCGGTGTCGCGCGACCTCCAGTCCGCCGCCGTGCCGGAGCTGGGCGCGGTGGCCAACGAGCTCGGGATGACGGCGTTCCTCGCCGTCCTCGACCGCGGCGAGGTCGTCACTCTGGTCAGCATCGAGCCCTCGCACGCGCACGCCGCCGTCGCCCAGCGGCCGGGAACGCGGCATCCGGTCACCACGGGAGCCCCGGGCATCGCCCTCCAGTCGGTGCTCACCGAGCCGCAGTGGGCCGAGCTGCCGGACGGCCATCCGCGCGACGAGGCGGTGGAGGCGCGGGGACGCGGCTACGCGACCAGCCACGACGAGGTCATCCCCGGCCTGGCGTCCGTCGCCGTCCCGCTCGTGGTGCACGGGCAGCCGCTCGCCGCCCTCGCCGTCGTGTACGTGGCGAACGGCCGCGATGTCGCCGCGATCGGCGCGCGGCTGGCCCGCGCCGCCGAAACGGTCGCCGGCGAGCTCCGCTGA